In Vanessa atalanta chromosome 3, ilVanAtal1.2, whole genome shotgun sequence, one genomic interval encodes:
- the LOC125076316 gene encoding sodium/hydrogen exchanger 9B2-like isoform X5, with translation MSHSSLSCHYDSYLPSDSSLETDALTNRHWNGRVSAQAEGPSRRKSNLHNAMAAEIDTSWDRPAHIEGRYKKYSTTSSIYSKKALSHQSEHIERSWWYACCQKCHTEESGIPSWEPPHWQKICPYPLCPSYRRFAQNVSILLIGIMVWVLVWIILGDTAAPGGQLFMLAVLTIAAHFGGWLIMKVTTLPPLIGMLIVGIIMKNIGFVNFDADYQHVASYIRKIALTIILTRAGLDLDPTAMKKFFFTVIKLALLPWAIECGLCAVMCNLLLGLPWDWAFLLGSIFAAVSPAVIVPCLFRLREKGYGVSKGIPTLVLAVSGIDDAASVAIFGIVSSIMFSSASLTTNIIQGPLSVIGGVAFGVFCGYLVKYIPERNDAFLVPIRVLLLLTGGLMSVLGSEEIGWGGGGPLAVIAFAFVACKEWVEQGWELDDNPVATAFEIFWMFFEPMLFAITGAQVVIADLPPHLVLVGGGIIITCIVVRALLTSVSAVRSNLNMKEKIFVGLAWMAKATVQAALAPVALDEVRKMSLDDETMTELTNYAEIIITVCIMSIVITAPLGAIVITITGPRLLSKTTKPPVLEGWRRSHRPSIRDISIIDEEEIAERDAEAEAEVQNSPPVSPVPTATPNAYSTPNPVTVQPNHRT, from the exons ATGTCTCACAGCAGCTTAAGTTGTCACTATGACAGCTATCTTCCATCAGACTCATCGCTCGAAACAGACGCACTAACTAACCGACATtg GAATGGCCGAGTATCAGCTCAAGCAGAAGGGCCATCGCGCCGCAAAAGTAACCTTCACAATGCCATGGCGGCAGAAATCGACACCTCATGgg ATCGACCAGCACACATCGAAGGAAGATATAAGAAATACTCAACAACATCTTCTATTTATTCGAAGAAAGCTTTATCACATCAAAGTGAACATATCGAAAg ATCGTGGTGGTACGCGTGCTGTCAGAAGTGTCACACAGAAGAATCCGGGATTCCATCGTGGGAACCTCCTCACTGGCAGAAAATATGCCCTTATCCTTTGTGTCCTTCGTACAGGCGGTTTGCTCAAAACGTTTCCATATTGCTTATTG GTATAATGGTATGGGTATTAGTATGGATAATATTGGGGGATACAGCGGCGCCGGGTGGCCAACTATTCATGCTGGCTGTCCTAACCATTGCCGCGCACTTCGGAGGCTGGCTTATAATGAAAGTCACCACGCTGCCGCCGCTTATAGGAATGCTAATTGTAGGGATAATTATGAAGAACATCGGCTTTGTCAACTTTGATGCGGATTATCAGCACGTCGCATCGTACATAAG aAAAATTGCCTTAACCATTATTTTAACACGAGCGGGTCTCGATCTGGATCCAACTGCAATGAAAAAATTCTTCTTCACTGTTATTAAACTTGCATTACTGCCTTGGGCAATTGAGTGCGGCCTGTGTGCCGTTATGTGTAACCTTTTACTTGGATTGCCTTGGGACTGGG CTTTTCTCCTGGGATCGATTTTCGCCGCAGTGTCGCCGGCGGTAATCGTGCCTTGCTTGTTCCGTCTTCGAGAAAAAGGTTACGGTGTCTCTAAGGGAATACCGACATTAGTACTCGCAGTATCGGGTATCGATGACGCTGCCAGTGTTGCTATTTTCGGCATCGTTTCGTCTATCATGTTTTCCAGTGCTTCTCTTACTACGAATATTATTCAG GGTCCACTTAGTGTTATAGGAGGTGTTGCTTTTGGCGTGTTCTGTGGATATCTTGTTAAATACATTCCAGAAAGAAATGATGCTTTCTTAGTACCGATAAGAGTGCTGTTACTACTAACTGGTGGTCTTATGTCAGTGCTCGGTTCGGAAGAAATTGGCTGGGGCGGAGGTG GACCGCTAGCTGTGATAGCTTTTGCCTTTGTGGCCTGCAAGGAGTGGGTAGAGCAAGGATGGGAACTTGATGATAATCCCGTTGCCACTGCATTCGAAATATTCTGGATGTTTTTCGAACCTATGTTATTCGCCATCACTGGCGCTCAAGTTGTT ATTGCAGACCTACCTCCACATTTAGTGTTAGTGGGTGGTGGGATCATCATCACGTGTATTGTCGTCCGTGCTCTTCTCACCAGTGTCTCTGCGGTCCGTAGTAATCTTAACATGAAGGAAAAGATTTTCGTAGGGTTAGCTTGGATGGCTAAAGCCACTGTTCAG gctgCTCTAGCACCGGTTGCATTGGATGAGGTGCGCAAAATGTCACTGGATGATGAAACGATGACTGAACTTACGAACTACGCAGAAATCATCATCACAGTGTGTATTATGTCTATTGTCATCACAGCTCCACTTGGAGCCATTGTCATCACAATCACTGGACCAAGATTGCTTTCGAAGACTACTAAGCCACCTGTACTAGAAG GTTGGCGTCGATCACATAGGCCGTCTATCCGTGATATTTCTATCATCGACGAAGAAGAAATAGCAGAACGAGATGCAGAAGCGGAGGCTGAAGTACAAAACTCACCTCCTGTCTCACCCGTACCGACCGCAACACCCAACGCATACAGCACACCTAATCCTGTCACAGTACAACCTAATCATCGCACATGA
- the LOC125076316 gene encoding sodium/hydrogen exchanger 9B2-like isoform X1, with protein sequence MKTRDPKEQKPKIRPDKVVNKRDKKGVKQDSRSGKRSPASPPQNRTKRSGVDAVKLHLETTGGTGRTSRSATAVRKTSVRMTAIKEYPFDLSDLKNQNSDTRISRPTDQLSSNQVFTITPSTPSNDGKRKVSIMADEGSKDRENLPSERNGRVSAQAEGPSRRKSNLHNAMAAEIDTSWDRPAHIEGRYKKYSTTSSIYSKKALSHQSEHIERSWWYACCQKCHTEESGIPSWEPPHWQKICPYPLCPSYRRFAQNVSILLIGIMVWVLVWIILGDTAAPGGQLFMLAVLTIAAHFGGWLIMKVTTLPPLIGMLIVGIIMKNIGFVNFDADYQHVASYIRKIALTIILTRAGLDLDPTAMKKFFFTVIKLALLPWAIECGLCAVMCNLLLGLPWDWAFLLGSIFAAVSPAVIVPCLFRLREKGYGVSKGIPTLVLAVSGIDDAASVAIFGIVSSIMFSSASLTTNIIQGPLSVIGGVAFGVFCGYLVKYIPERNDAFLVPIRVLLLLTGGLMSVLGSEEIGWGGGGPLAVIAFAFVACKEWVEQGWELDDNPVATAFEIFWMFFEPMLFAITGAQVVIADLPPHLVLVGGGIIITCIVVRALLTSVSAVRSNLNMKEKIFVGLAWMAKATVQAALAPVALDEVRKMSLDDETMTELTNYAEIIITVCIMSIVITAPLGAIVITITGPRLLSKTTKPPVLEGWRRSHRPSIRDISIIDEEEIAERDAEAEAEVQNSPPVSPVPTATPNAYSTPNPVTVQPNHRT encoded by the exons GTTCGCAAAACAAGCGTCCGAATGACTGCGATAAAGGAATACCCTTTCGACCTgagtgatttaaaaaatcaaaacagcGATACACGCATATCGAGACCAACCGACCAACTATCATCTAATCAAGTATTTACAATCACCCCGAGTACTCCCTCTAACGACGGTAAAAGAAAAGTTTCCATAATGGCCGACGAAGGAAGCAAAGATCGAGAAAACCTGCCTTCGGAACG GAATGGCCGAGTATCAGCTCAAGCAGAAGGGCCATCGCGCCGCAAAAGTAACCTTCACAATGCCATGGCGGCAGAAATCGACACCTCATGgg ATCGACCAGCACACATCGAAGGAAGATATAAGAAATACTCAACAACATCTTCTATTTATTCGAAGAAAGCTTTATCACATCAAAGTGAACATATCGAAAg ATCGTGGTGGTACGCGTGCTGTCAGAAGTGTCACACAGAAGAATCCGGGATTCCATCGTGGGAACCTCCTCACTGGCAGAAAATATGCCCTTATCCTTTGTGTCCTTCGTACAGGCGGTTTGCTCAAAACGTTTCCATATTGCTTATTG GTATAATGGTATGGGTATTAGTATGGATAATATTGGGGGATACAGCGGCGCCGGGTGGCCAACTATTCATGCTGGCTGTCCTAACCATTGCCGCGCACTTCGGAGGCTGGCTTATAATGAAAGTCACCACGCTGCCGCCGCTTATAGGAATGCTAATTGTAGGGATAATTATGAAGAACATCGGCTTTGTCAACTTTGATGCGGATTATCAGCACGTCGCATCGTACATAAG aAAAATTGCCTTAACCATTATTTTAACACGAGCGGGTCTCGATCTGGATCCAACTGCAATGAAAAAATTCTTCTTCACTGTTATTAAACTTGCATTACTGCCTTGGGCAATTGAGTGCGGCCTGTGTGCCGTTATGTGTAACCTTTTACTTGGATTGCCTTGGGACTGGG CTTTTCTCCTGGGATCGATTTTCGCCGCAGTGTCGCCGGCGGTAATCGTGCCTTGCTTGTTCCGTCTTCGAGAAAAAGGTTACGGTGTCTCTAAGGGAATACCGACATTAGTACTCGCAGTATCGGGTATCGATGACGCTGCCAGTGTTGCTATTTTCGGCATCGTTTCGTCTATCATGTTTTCCAGTGCTTCTCTTACTACGAATATTATTCAG GGTCCACTTAGTGTTATAGGAGGTGTTGCTTTTGGCGTGTTCTGTGGATATCTTGTTAAATACATTCCAGAAAGAAATGATGCTTTCTTAGTACCGATAAGAGTGCTGTTACTACTAACTGGTGGTCTTATGTCAGTGCTCGGTTCGGAAGAAATTGGCTGGGGCGGAGGTG GACCGCTAGCTGTGATAGCTTTTGCCTTTGTGGCCTGCAAGGAGTGGGTAGAGCAAGGATGGGAACTTGATGATAATCCCGTTGCCACTGCATTCGAAATATTCTGGATGTTTTTCGAACCTATGTTATTCGCCATCACTGGCGCTCAAGTTGTT ATTGCAGACCTACCTCCACATTTAGTGTTAGTGGGTGGTGGGATCATCATCACGTGTATTGTCGTCCGTGCTCTTCTCACCAGTGTCTCTGCGGTCCGTAGTAATCTTAACATGAAGGAAAAGATTTTCGTAGGGTTAGCTTGGATGGCTAAAGCCACTGTTCAG gctgCTCTAGCACCGGTTGCATTGGATGAGGTGCGCAAAATGTCACTGGATGATGAAACGATGACTGAACTTACGAACTACGCAGAAATCATCATCACAGTGTGTATTATGTCTATTGTCATCACAGCTCCACTTGGAGCCATTGTCATCACAATCACTGGACCAAGATTGCTTTCGAAGACTACTAAGCCACCTGTACTAGAAG GTTGGCGTCGATCACATAGGCCGTCTATCCGTGATATTTCTATCATCGACGAAGAAGAAATAGCAGAACGAGATGCAGAAGCGGAGGCTGAAGTACAAAACTCACCTCCTGTCTCACCCGTACCGACCGCAACACCCAACGCATACAGCACACCTAATCCTGTCACAGTACAACCTAATCATCGCACATGA
- the LOC125076316 gene encoding sodium/hydrogen exchanger 9B2-like isoform X2, which produces MRPLKQINSRLLPANNYCQHLVRKTSVRMTAIKEYPFDLSDLKNQNSDTRISRPTDQLSSNQVFTITPSTPSNDGKRKVSIMADEGSKDRENLPSERNGRVSAQAEGPSRRKSNLHNAMAAEIDTSWDRPAHIEGRYKKYSTTSSIYSKKALSHQSEHIERSWWYACCQKCHTEESGIPSWEPPHWQKICPYPLCPSYRRFAQNVSILLIGIMVWVLVWIILGDTAAPGGQLFMLAVLTIAAHFGGWLIMKVTTLPPLIGMLIVGIIMKNIGFVNFDADYQHVASYIRKIALTIILTRAGLDLDPTAMKKFFFTVIKLALLPWAIECGLCAVMCNLLLGLPWDWAFLLGSIFAAVSPAVIVPCLFRLREKGYGVSKGIPTLVLAVSGIDDAASVAIFGIVSSIMFSSASLTTNIIQGPLSVIGGVAFGVFCGYLVKYIPERNDAFLVPIRVLLLLTGGLMSVLGSEEIGWGGGGPLAVIAFAFVACKEWVEQGWELDDNPVATAFEIFWMFFEPMLFAITGAQVVIADLPPHLVLVGGGIIITCIVVRALLTSVSAVRSNLNMKEKIFVGLAWMAKATVQAALAPVALDEVRKMSLDDETMTELTNYAEIIITVCIMSIVITAPLGAIVITITGPRLLSKTTKPPVLEGWRRSHRPSIRDISIIDEEEIAERDAEAEAEVQNSPPVSPVPTATPNAYSTPNPVTVQPNHRT; this is translated from the exons ATGAGACCACTTAAGCAAATAAATAGCCGGCTGCTACCCGCAAACAACTATTGTCAACATTTG GTTCGCAAAACAAGCGTCCGAATGACTGCGATAAAGGAATACCCTTTCGACCTgagtgatttaaaaaatcaaaacagcGATACACGCATATCGAGACCAACCGACCAACTATCATCTAATCAAGTATTTACAATCACCCCGAGTACTCCCTCTAACGACGGTAAAAGAAAAGTTTCCATAATGGCCGACGAAGGAAGCAAAGATCGAGAAAACCTGCCTTCGGAACG GAATGGCCGAGTATCAGCTCAAGCAGAAGGGCCATCGCGCCGCAAAAGTAACCTTCACAATGCCATGGCGGCAGAAATCGACACCTCATGgg ATCGACCAGCACACATCGAAGGAAGATATAAGAAATACTCAACAACATCTTCTATTTATTCGAAGAAAGCTTTATCACATCAAAGTGAACATATCGAAAg ATCGTGGTGGTACGCGTGCTGTCAGAAGTGTCACACAGAAGAATCCGGGATTCCATCGTGGGAACCTCCTCACTGGCAGAAAATATGCCCTTATCCTTTGTGTCCTTCGTACAGGCGGTTTGCTCAAAACGTTTCCATATTGCTTATTG GTATAATGGTATGGGTATTAGTATGGATAATATTGGGGGATACAGCGGCGCCGGGTGGCCAACTATTCATGCTGGCTGTCCTAACCATTGCCGCGCACTTCGGAGGCTGGCTTATAATGAAAGTCACCACGCTGCCGCCGCTTATAGGAATGCTAATTGTAGGGATAATTATGAAGAACATCGGCTTTGTCAACTTTGATGCGGATTATCAGCACGTCGCATCGTACATAAG aAAAATTGCCTTAACCATTATTTTAACACGAGCGGGTCTCGATCTGGATCCAACTGCAATGAAAAAATTCTTCTTCACTGTTATTAAACTTGCATTACTGCCTTGGGCAATTGAGTGCGGCCTGTGTGCCGTTATGTGTAACCTTTTACTTGGATTGCCTTGGGACTGGG CTTTTCTCCTGGGATCGATTTTCGCCGCAGTGTCGCCGGCGGTAATCGTGCCTTGCTTGTTCCGTCTTCGAGAAAAAGGTTACGGTGTCTCTAAGGGAATACCGACATTAGTACTCGCAGTATCGGGTATCGATGACGCTGCCAGTGTTGCTATTTTCGGCATCGTTTCGTCTATCATGTTTTCCAGTGCTTCTCTTACTACGAATATTATTCAG GGTCCACTTAGTGTTATAGGAGGTGTTGCTTTTGGCGTGTTCTGTGGATATCTTGTTAAATACATTCCAGAAAGAAATGATGCTTTCTTAGTACCGATAAGAGTGCTGTTACTACTAACTGGTGGTCTTATGTCAGTGCTCGGTTCGGAAGAAATTGGCTGGGGCGGAGGTG GACCGCTAGCTGTGATAGCTTTTGCCTTTGTGGCCTGCAAGGAGTGGGTAGAGCAAGGATGGGAACTTGATGATAATCCCGTTGCCACTGCATTCGAAATATTCTGGATGTTTTTCGAACCTATGTTATTCGCCATCACTGGCGCTCAAGTTGTT ATTGCAGACCTACCTCCACATTTAGTGTTAGTGGGTGGTGGGATCATCATCACGTGTATTGTCGTCCGTGCTCTTCTCACCAGTGTCTCTGCGGTCCGTAGTAATCTTAACATGAAGGAAAAGATTTTCGTAGGGTTAGCTTGGATGGCTAAAGCCACTGTTCAG gctgCTCTAGCACCGGTTGCATTGGATGAGGTGCGCAAAATGTCACTGGATGATGAAACGATGACTGAACTTACGAACTACGCAGAAATCATCATCACAGTGTGTATTATGTCTATTGTCATCACAGCTCCACTTGGAGCCATTGTCATCACAATCACTGGACCAAGATTGCTTTCGAAGACTACTAAGCCACCTGTACTAGAAG GTTGGCGTCGATCACATAGGCCGTCTATCCGTGATATTTCTATCATCGACGAAGAAGAAATAGCAGAACGAGATGCAGAAGCGGAGGCTGAAGTACAAAACTCACCTCCTGTCTCACCCGTACCGACCGCAACACCCAACGCATACAGCACACCTAATCCTGTCACAGTACAACCTAATCATCGCACATGA
- the LOC125076316 gene encoding sodium/hydrogen exchanger 9B2-like isoform X4, with amino-acid sequence MTAIKEYPFDLSDLKNQNSDTRISRPTDQLSSNQVFTITPSTPSNDGKRKVSIMADEGSKDRENLPSERNGRVSAQAEGPSRRKSNLHNAMAAEIDTSWDRPAHIEGRYKKYSTTSSIYSKKALSHQSEHIERSWWYACCQKCHTEESGIPSWEPPHWQKICPYPLCPSYRRFAQNVSILLIGIMVWVLVWIILGDTAAPGGQLFMLAVLTIAAHFGGWLIMKVTTLPPLIGMLIVGIIMKNIGFVNFDADYQHVASYIRKIALTIILTRAGLDLDPTAMKKFFFTVIKLALLPWAIECGLCAVMCNLLLGLPWDWAFLLGSIFAAVSPAVIVPCLFRLREKGYGVSKGIPTLVLAVSGIDDAASVAIFGIVSSIMFSSASLTTNIIQGPLSVIGGVAFGVFCGYLVKYIPERNDAFLVPIRVLLLLTGGLMSVLGSEEIGWGGGGPLAVIAFAFVACKEWVEQGWELDDNPVATAFEIFWMFFEPMLFAITGAQVVIADLPPHLVLVGGGIIITCIVVRALLTSVSAVRSNLNMKEKIFVGLAWMAKATVQAALAPVALDEVRKMSLDDETMTELTNYAEIIITVCIMSIVITAPLGAIVITITGPRLLSKTTKPPVLEGWRRSHRPSIRDISIIDEEEIAERDAEAEAEVQNSPPVSPVPTATPNAYSTPNPVTVQPNHRT; translated from the exons ATGACTGCGATAAAGGAATACCCTTTCGACCTgagtgatttaaaaaatcaaaacagcGATACACGCATATCGAGACCAACCGACCAACTATCATCTAATCAAGTATTTACAATCACCCCGAGTACTCCCTCTAACGACGGTAAAAGAAAAGTTTCCATAATGGCCGACGAAGGAAGCAAAGATCGAGAAAACCTGCCTTCGGAACG GAATGGCCGAGTATCAGCTCAAGCAGAAGGGCCATCGCGCCGCAAAAGTAACCTTCACAATGCCATGGCGGCAGAAATCGACACCTCATGgg ATCGACCAGCACACATCGAAGGAAGATATAAGAAATACTCAACAACATCTTCTATTTATTCGAAGAAAGCTTTATCACATCAAAGTGAACATATCGAAAg ATCGTGGTGGTACGCGTGCTGTCAGAAGTGTCACACAGAAGAATCCGGGATTCCATCGTGGGAACCTCCTCACTGGCAGAAAATATGCCCTTATCCTTTGTGTCCTTCGTACAGGCGGTTTGCTCAAAACGTTTCCATATTGCTTATTG GTATAATGGTATGGGTATTAGTATGGATAATATTGGGGGATACAGCGGCGCCGGGTGGCCAACTATTCATGCTGGCTGTCCTAACCATTGCCGCGCACTTCGGAGGCTGGCTTATAATGAAAGTCACCACGCTGCCGCCGCTTATAGGAATGCTAATTGTAGGGATAATTATGAAGAACATCGGCTTTGTCAACTTTGATGCGGATTATCAGCACGTCGCATCGTACATAAG aAAAATTGCCTTAACCATTATTTTAACACGAGCGGGTCTCGATCTGGATCCAACTGCAATGAAAAAATTCTTCTTCACTGTTATTAAACTTGCATTACTGCCTTGGGCAATTGAGTGCGGCCTGTGTGCCGTTATGTGTAACCTTTTACTTGGATTGCCTTGGGACTGGG CTTTTCTCCTGGGATCGATTTTCGCCGCAGTGTCGCCGGCGGTAATCGTGCCTTGCTTGTTCCGTCTTCGAGAAAAAGGTTACGGTGTCTCTAAGGGAATACCGACATTAGTACTCGCAGTATCGGGTATCGATGACGCTGCCAGTGTTGCTATTTTCGGCATCGTTTCGTCTATCATGTTTTCCAGTGCTTCTCTTACTACGAATATTATTCAG GGTCCACTTAGTGTTATAGGAGGTGTTGCTTTTGGCGTGTTCTGTGGATATCTTGTTAAATACATTCCAGAAAGAAATGATGCTTTCTTAGTACCGATAAGAGTGCTGTTACTACTAACTGGTGGTCTTATGTCAGTGCTCGGTTCGGAAGAAATTGGCTGGGGCGGAGGTG GACCGCTAGCTGTGATAGCTTTTGCCTTTGTGGCCTGCAAGGAGTGGGTAGAGCAAGGATGGGAACTTGATGATAATCCCGTTGCCACTGCATTCGAAATATTCTGGATGTTTTTCGAACCTATGTTATTCGCCATCACTGGCGCTCAAGTTGTT ATTGCAGACCTACCTCCACATTTAGTGTTAGTGGGTGGTGGGATCATCATCACGTGTATTGTCGTCCGTGCTCTTCTCACCAGTGTCTCTGCGGTCCGTAGTAATCTTAACATGAAGGAAAAGATTTTCGTAGGGTTAGCTTGGATGGCTAAAGCCACTGTTCAG gctgCTCTAGCACCGGTTGCATTGGATGAGGTGCGCAAAATGTCACTGGATGATGAAACGATGACTGAACTTACGAACTACGCAGAAATCATCATCACAGTGTGTATTATGTCTATTGTCATCACAGCTCCACTTGGAGCCATTGTCATCACAATCACTGGACCAAGATTGCTTTCGAAGACTACTAAGCCACCTGTACTAGAAG GTTGGCGTCGATCACATAGGCCGTCTATCCGTGATATTTCTATCATCGACGAAGAAGAAATAGCAGAACGAGATGCAGAAGCGGAGGCTGAAGTACAAAACTCACCTCCTGTCTCACCCGTACCGACCGCAACACCCAACGCATACAGCACACCTAATCCTGTCACAGTACAACCTAATCATCGCACATGA
- the LOC125076316 gene encoding sodium/hydrogen exchanger 9B2-like isoform X3, which translates to MVRKTSVRMTAIKEYPFDLSDLKNQNSDTRISRPTDQLSSNQVFTITPSTPSNDGKRKVSIMADEGSKDRENLPSERNGRVSAQAEGPSRRKSNLHNAMAAEIDTSWDRPAHIEGRYKKYSTTSSIYSKKALSHQSEHIERSWWYACCQKCHTEESGIPSWEPPHWQKICPYPLCPSYRRFAQNVSILLIGIMVWVLVWIILGDTAAPGGQLFMLAVLTIAAHFGGWLIMKVTTLPPLIGMLIVGIIMKNIGFVNFDADYQHVASYIRKIALTIILTRAGLDLDPTAMKKFFFTVIKLALLPWAIECGLCAVMCNLLLGLPWDWAFLLGSIFAAVSPAVIVPCLFRLREKGYGVSKGIPTLVLAVSGIDDAASVAIFGIVSSIMFSSASLTTNIIQGPLSVIGGVAFGVFCGYLVKYIPERNDAFLVPIRVLLLLTGGLMSVLGSEEIGWGGGGPLAVIAFAFVACKEWVEQGWELDDNPVATAFEIFWMFFEPMLFAITGAQVVIADLPPHLVLVGGGIIITCIVVRALLTSVSAVRSNLNMKEKIFVGLAWMAKATVQAALAPVALDEVRKMSLDDETMTELTNYAEIIITVCIMSIVITAPLGAIVITITGPRLLSKTTKPPVLEGWRRSHRPSIRDISIIDEEEIAERDAEAEAEVQNSPPVSPVPTATPNAYSTPNPVTVQPNHRT; encoded by the exons GTTCGCAAAACAAGCGTCCGAATGACTGCGATAAAGGAATACCCTTTCGACCTgagtgatttaaaaaatcaaaacagcGATACACGCATATCGAGACCAACCGACCAACTATCATCTAATCAAGTATTTACAATCACCCCGAGTACTCCCTCTAACGACGGTAAAAGAAAAGTTTCCATAATGGCCGACGAAGGAAGCAAAGATCGAGAAAACCTGCCTTCGGAACG GAATGGCCGAGTATCAGCTCAAGCAGAAGGGCCATCGCGCCGCAAAAGTAACCTTCACAATGCCATGGCGGCAGAAATCGACACCTCATGgg ATCGACCAGCACACATCGAAGGAAGATATAAGAAATACTCAACAACATCTTCTATTTATTCGAAGAAAGCTTTATCACATCAAAGTGAACATATCGAAAg ATCGTGGTGGTACGCGTGCTGTCAGAAGTGTCACACAGAAGAATCCGGGATTCCATCGTGGGAACCTCCTCACTGGCAGAAAATATGCCCTTATCCTTTGTGTCCTTCGTACAGGCGGTTTGCTCAAAACGTTTCCATATTGCTTATTG GTATAATGGTATGGGTATTAGTATGGATAATATTGGGGGATACAGCGGCGCCGGGTGGCCAACTATTCATGCTGGCTGTCCTAACCATTGCCGCGCACTTCGGAGGCTGGCTTATAATGAAAGTCACCACGCTGCCGCCGCTTATAGGAATGCTAATTGTAGGGATAATTATGAAGAACATCGGCTTTGTCAACTTTGATGCGGATTATCAGCACGTCGCATCGTACATAAG aAAAATTGCCTTAACCATTATTTTAACACGAGCGGGTCTCGATCTGGATCCAACTGCAATGAAAAAATTCTTCTTCACTGTTATTAAACTTGCATTACTGCCTTGGGCAATTGAGTGCGGCCTGTGTGCCGTTATGTGTAACCTTTTACTTGGATTGCCTTGGGACTGGG CTTTTCTCCTGGGATCGATTTTCGCCGCAGTGTCGCCGGCGGTAATCGTGCCTTGCTTGTTCCGTCTTCGAGAAAAAGGTTACGGTGTCTCTAAGGGAATACCGACATTAGTACTCGCAGTATCGGGTATCGATGACGCTGCCAGTGTTGCTATTTTCGGCATCGTTTCGTCTATCATGTTTTCCAGTGCTTCTCTTACTACGAATATTATTCAG GGTCCACTTAGTGTTATAGGAGGTGTTGCTTTTGGCGTGTTCTGTGGATATCTTGTTAAATACATTCCAGAAAGAAATGATGCTTTCTTAGTACCGATAAGAGTGCTGTTACTACTAACTGGTGGTCTTATGTCAGTGCTCGGTTCGGAAGAAATTGGCTGGGGCGGAGGTG GACCGCTAGCTGTGATAGCTTTTGCCTTTGTGGCCTGCAAGGAGTGGGTAGAGCAAGGATGGGAACTTGATGATAATCCCGTTGCCACTGCATTCGAAATATTCTGGATGTTTTTCGAACCTATGTTATTCGCCATCACTGGCGCTCAAGTTGTT ATTGCAGACCTACCTCCACATTTAGTGTTAGTGGGTGGTGGGATCATCATCACGTGTATTGTCGTCCGTGCTCTTCTCACCAGTGTCTCTGCGGTCCGTAGTAATCTTAACATGAAGGAAAAGATTTTCGTAGGGTTAGCTTGGATGGCTAAAGCCACTGTTCAG gctgCTCTAGCACCGGTTGCATTGGATGAGGTGCGCAAAATGTCACTGGATGATGAAACGATGACTGAACTTACGAACTACGCAGAAATCATCATCACAGTGTGTATTATGTCTATTGTCATCACAGCTCCACTTGGAGCCATTGTCATCACAATCACTGGACCAAGATTGCTTTCGAAGACTACTAAGCCACCTGTACTAGAAG GTTGGCGTCGATCACATAGGCCGTCTATCCGTGATATTTCTATCATCGACGAAGAAGAAATAGCAGAACGAGATGCAGAAGCGGAGGCTGAAGTACAAAACTCACCTCCTGTCTCACCCGTACCGACCGCAACACCCAACGCATACAGCACACCTAATCCTGTCACAGTACAACCTAATCATCGCACATGA